In Sesamum indicum cultivar Zhongzhi No. 13 unplaced genomic scaffold, S_indicum_v1.0 scaffold00141, whole genome shotgun sequence, the following proteins share a genomic window:
- the LOC110011319 gene encoding uncharacterized protein LOC110011319 encodes MTDSPTSEGDQCERDVLYLHPFDNSSFTLVSLPLNGANFFTWSRAVYVALGCMMKLAFIDGTFPQPPPGSALFEQWRRADLMVTSWLWNSIAKDIVEGFMYVSSSRELWLEIQARYGRSSGPMIYQLQREISLISQGDMTLTSYLTKVKKLWNELFCLAPSLKCTCGACTCGINKAIGEMYTALQLMQFLMGLHESFDKEKSQLLKMDPLPDLEKAFLILFAVQQQRSIQTHVVENNATAAYQVSFKQNRGPPQKQTQRRRMLQDKRCMIFTHCHKQGHLRETCFQLHGTPEWYKALNDKKKESKDSYRFAGNLSTKEARNMDITAAKMDTKANIADLVTE; translated from the coding sequence ATGACGGATTCACCAACATCGGAGGGGGATCAATGTGAACGGGATGTATTGTACCTTCATCCTTTTGATAACTCCAGCTTCACGCTGGTTTCTTTGCCGTTGAATGGTGCGAATTTTTTTACTTGGAGTAGAGCGGTCTATGTTGCTCTAGGTTGCATGATGAAACTTGCATTCATAGACGGAACGTTTCCACAACCTCCACCAGGTTCTGCTCTATTTGAACAATGGAGGCGAGCGGATCTGATGGTGACATCTTGGCTTTGGAACTCAATCGCCAAAGACATCGTGGAAGGATTTATGTACGTCAGCTCCTCACGTGAATTGTGGCTGGAGATCCAAGCTCGGTATGGCCGGAGTAGTGGTCCTATGATTTACCAACTGCAACGAGAGATTTCGTTGATTTCACAAGGTGACATGACTCTAACAAGCTACTTAACTAAGGTAAAGAAGTTGTGGAACGAACTATTTTGCTTGGCTCCATCGCTAAAGTGCACCTGTGGAGCATGCACATGCGGCATAAATAAGGCTATTGGGGAGATGTACACTGCGTTGCAGCTTATGCAATTCCTCATGGGTCTCCATGAGAGCTTTGACAAGGAGAAAAGTCAATTGCTCAAGATGGACCCGTTGCCGGACTTAGAGAAGGCTTTCTTGATATTATTTGCTGTTCAACAACAACGAAGCATTCAGACACACGTTGTAGAGAATAATGCTACTGCAGCTTATCAAGTTTCTTTTAAACAAAACAGAGGTCCTCCTCAGAAGCAAACTCAGAGGCGTAGGATGCTTCAAGATAAACGATGTATGATTTTTACACATTGTCATAAGCAAGGACATTTGAGAGAAACATGTTTTCAACTCCACGGCACACCAGAGTGGTACAAGGCACTAAATGATAAGAAGAAGGAATCTAAAGATAGCTACAGATTTGCGGGGAATTTAAGCACAAAGGAAGCCAGAAATATGGACATTACTGCAGCTAAGATGGACACTAAGGCCAATATTGCTGATTTGGTAACAGAATGA